A region from the Nostoc sp. HK-01 genome encodes:
- a CDS encoding TPR domain protein, protein MPKRIAPHQKPKQLLAAFTSRTFILLVSMIVFAESGMATARHYVVKIAQQPQTETQDANRTAAERVFQEGVELYQQRTAESFKQSIAKFEASLKLWQKVGDVKQQAVAINNLGFLYDLLGDKQQALKFYNQSLPLSWQVGDKAQQAITLSNIGGVYSALGDKQQALKFYNQSLLLSQQVGDKTQQATTLNNIGTVYSALGDKQQALKFYNQSLPLSRQVDDKAQQAITLNNIGTIYDDLGDKQQALKFYNQSLPLLRQVGDKTQEATTLNNIGRVYSALGDKQQALKFYNQSLPLSRQVGDKAREATTLNNIGRVYDSLGNKQQALKFYNQSLPLRRQVGDKTGEAITLSNIGGVYDDLGDKQQALKFYNQSLPLSQQVGDKAQQATTLNNIGRVYDDLGDKQQALKFYNQSLPLSRQVGDKTGEATTLSNIGTVYSALGDKQQALKFYNQSLPLLRQVGDKTAEAIILNNIGLVYSALGDKQQALKFYNQSLPLSWQVGDKTGEAVTLYNVAYLERDRGNLKQAVTQIELAIELIENLRTKITNEQLRTSYFASQQDVYQFYIDLLMQLHKQNPSQGYDTKGWQASEKSRARSLLELLTEANADIRQGVEPKLLAAERNLQQRLDATEKRRLELYNSSKYTPEQAQTIETEFASLVNEYQDIQAQIRFTSPRYAALTQPQTPTVSEIQQQILDDDTLLLQYSLGEERSYLWLVSKNSISSYELPKGADIETLVKQFNYLLKIRSYSLRADREIGAESGLGAFRSSEVVAKLSQILLQPVADKLGNKRLLVVGDGALQYLPFAALPQPETVGKQIQPLIAKHEIISLPSASTLAIIRREHKNRKIAPKTLAILADPVFSKDDDRLKSIVMQNVPPATNSKFSFDRLPFTRQEAEAILALISKPQTLQALDFAANRAFITSPQLTGV, encoded by the coding sequence ATGCCCAAGAGAATCGCGCCTCACCAAAAGCCAAAACAACTTTTAGCAGCATTTACCAGTCGCACTTTTATTCTCTTAGTTAGCATGATAGTATTTGCCGAGTCAGGCATGGCGACGGCTAGACATTATGTAGTAAAGATTGCCCAACAGCCACAGACAGAGACACAAGATGCAAATCGCACTGCGGCAGAACGTGTTTTTCAAGAAGGTGTAGAACTTTATCAACAAAGAACAGCCGAATCCTTCAAACAATCAATTGCAAAATTTGAAGCATCTTTAAAACTATGGCAGAAAGTTGGTGATGTCAAACAGCAAGCTGTTGCAATAAATAATTTAGGTTTTCTATACGACTTATTGGGAGACAAACAGCAGGCGCTGAAATTTTACAACCAGTCCCTACCCCTATCATGGCAAGTTGGTGATAAAGCACAGCAAGCCATCACCCTCAGCAACATCGGCGGTGTCTACTCCGCACTAGGAGACAAACAGCAGGCGCTGAAATTTTACAACCAGTCCTTACTCCTATCACAGCAAGTCGGTGATAAAACACAGCAAGCCACCACCCTCAACAACATCGGCACTGTCTACTCCGCACTAGGAGACAAACAGCAAGCGCTGAAATTTTACAATCAGTCCCTACCCCTATCACGGCAAGTTGATGATAAAGCACAGCAAGCCATCACCCTCAACAACATCGGCACTATCTACGACGATTTGGGAGACAAACAGCAGGCGCTGAAATTTTACAACCAGTCCCTACCCCTATTACGGCAAGTCGGTGATAAAACACAGGAAGCTACCACCCTCAACAACATCGGCCGTGTCTACTCCGCATTGGGAGACAAACAGCAGGCGCTGAAATTTTACAACCAGTCCCTACCCCTATCACGGCAAGTCGGTGATAAAGCCAGAGAAGCCACTACCCTCAACAACATCGGCCGTGTCTACGACTCATTGGGAAACAAACAGCAAGCACTGAAATTTTACAACCAGTCCCTACCCTTAAGAAGGCAAGTTGGGGATAAAACCGGAGAAGCCATTACCCTCAGCAACATTGGCGGTGTCTACGACGATTTGGGAGACAAACAGCAGGCGCTGAAATTTTACAACCAGTCCCTACCCCTATCACAGCAAGTCGGTGATAAAGCACAGCAAGCCACCACCCTCAACAACATCGGCCGTGTCTACGACGATTTGGGAGACAAACAGCAGGCGCTGAAATTTTACAACCAGTCCCTACCCCTATCACGGCAAGTCGGTGATAAAACCGGAGAAGCCACCACCCTCAGTAACATCGGCACTGTCTACTCCGCATTGGGAGACAAACAGCAGGCACTGAAATTTTACAACCAGTCCCTACCCCTATTACGGCAAGTCGGTGATAAAACCGCAGAAGCCATCATCCTTAACAACATCGGCCTTGTCTACTCTGCATTGGGAGACAAACAGCAGGCGCTGAAATTTTACAACCAGTCCTTACCCTTATCATGGCAAGTCGGTGATAAAACCGGAGAAGCCGTCACTCTTTATAATGTGGCTTACCTAGAACGCGACAGAGGAAATCTTAAACAAGCTGTTACCCAAATTGAATTAGCCATCGAACTCATTGAAAACTTACGCACCAAAATCACCAACGAACAACTACGTACTTCCTACTTCGCTTCTCAGCAAGACGTTTACCAGTTTTACATCGACTTACTCATGCAACTGCACAAACAAAACCCATCCCAAGGCTACGATACTAAGGGTTGGCAAGCCAGTGAAAAATCTCGCGCCCGCAGTTTATTAGAATTACTCACAGAAGCAAACGCCGATATTCGCCAAGGTGTAGAACCAAAACTACTCGCAGCAGAACGCAACTTACAACAGCGACTTGATGCAACAGAAAAACGCCGTTTAGAACTTTATAACAGTAGTAAATACACCCCAGAACAAGCACAAACCATAGAAACCGAATTTGCTTCACTCGTCAACGAGTATCAAGACATTCAAGCTCAAATTAGGTTTACTAGCCCTCGTTACGCTGCCTTAACGCAACCTCAAACACCTACGGTTTCAGAAATTCAGCAACAAATCCTCGATGACGATACTTTGTTGTTGCAATACTCCCTTGGTGAAGAACGCAGCTATCTGTGGTTAGTCAGCAAAAACAGCATCAGCAGTTATGAATTACCCAAAGGCGCAGACATTGAAACTCTGGTTAAGCAGTTTAACTATCTGTTAAAAATTCGTTCTTACAGTTTACGTGCCGACAGAGAAATCGGTGCAGAATCTGGTTTAGGTGCTTTTCGCAGTTCTGAAGTAGTAGCAAAACTTAGTCAAATCTTATTGCAACCAGTAGCTGATAAGTTAGGTAATAAACGCTTGTTAGTTGTTGGTGATGGTGCTTTGCAATATCTACCTTTCGCCGCCCTACCCCAACCTGAAACTGTAGGTAAACAAATTCAACCTCTCATAGCCAAACACGAAATTATCAGCTTACCCTCAGCCTCTACCTTAGCCATCATCCGGCGCGAACACAAAAACCGTAAAATTGCACCGAAAACTTTGGCAATCCTAGCAGACCCAGTTTTTAGCAAAGATGACGATCGCCTCAAATCCATTGTCATGCAAAACGTCCCCCCCGCAACTAATTCCAAGTTCTCTTTTGACCGTCTACCCTTCACCCGCCAAGAAGCCGAAGCAATTTTAGCTTTAATTTCCAAACCTCAAACTCTGCAAGCATTAGATTTTGCCGCTAACCGCGCCTTTATTACCAGTCCCCAACTAACTGGCGTTTAG
- the pknD gene encoding serine/threonine kinase yields MTSILLNNRYQVIQVLGAGGFGETFLAEDTHMPSRRRCVIKQLKPIANDPQTYELIQQRFEREAATLEYLGESSDQIPRLHAYFSENGLFYLVQEWIHGETLTHLVETRGCQSEATVREILLSLLSILDYVHSKGIIHRDIKPDNIILRSVDSQPVLIDFGAVKETIRTVMSKPGYPTQSMVIGTPGYMPSEQAIGRPIYATDIYSLGLTAIYLLTGKQPSELPTHQQTGEILWQNEAPPVSPQLATVLNQAIKPQASDRYSTASKMLYALNSTTNLPQSPTINFRPTEAASTQQTQAVSPPPSIPPRNPQKPIWIFGGLIVGSLIAGIGISRLTRPQPSEVPIVTNSESPADPTPSLAGNEQPASPPIAPPGTPSTPPQQPGISAPLSANNDATDSNSANKSPVITDDQPVITDTDNSTTRSEAQPTVIPTREAPAIQPDKPDNKKKVSTTSGLSVPAFPTGTNRSTVEATIGKPNSDSRGLWGNTRAVTYKVVPNQIDLGYLFDRNSGRLVQTEAAFNQSVNPEVMQNTLRGMLDGQVTPEIQQGLKQIQQRQKDDFSVDLGSVKVQIVRQNCDFIYISIWEGNLHPIGNPSAAKQCS; encoded by the coding sequence ATGACATCCATTCTGCTAAATAATCGCTATCAAGTTATCCAGGTACTCGGTGCTGGTGGATTTGGGGAAACTTTTTTGGCAGAAGATACTCACATGCCTTCTCGCCGTCGCTGTGTCATCAAGCAACTCAAGCCAATCGCTAATGATCCTCAAACCTACGAATTGATTCAGCAACGTTTTGAAAGGGAAGCAGCAACTTTAGAGTATTTGGGAGAAAGTAGTGACCAAATTCCCAGACTCCACGCTTATTTTTCAGAGAATGGATTATTTTATTTGGTGCAAGAATGGATTCACGGTGAAACTTTAACTCATCTTGTGGAAACTAGAGGATGCCAAAGTGAAGCTACAGTCAGAGAAATTCTCTTGAGTCTGCTATCAATATTAGATTATGTGCATAGCAAAGGCATCATTCACCGCGATATCAAACCAGATAATATTATTCTGCGCTCTGTTGATAGCCAGCCTGTCTTGATTGATTTCGGTGCAGTCAAAGAAACGATTCGCACAGTGATGAGTAAACCTGGATATCCGACTCAATCTATGGTGATTGGTACGCCGGGATATATGCCTAGTGAACAAGCAATTGGACGACCAATTTACGCTACAGATATTTATAGTTTAGGCTTAACAGCTATTTATTTATTGACTGGCAAACAGCCTTCAGAATTACCTACTCATCAACAAACTGGGGAGATTCTCTGGCAGAATGAAGCACCGCCTGTTTCGCCACAACTAGCGACAGTGCTAAATCAGGCTATTAAACCTCAAGCGAGCGATCGCTACAGCACTGCTAGTAAAATGCTTTATGCTTTAAACTCTACAACTAATCTTCCTCAATCCCCTACTATCAATTTTCGGCCAACTGAAGCTGCATCAACGCAGCAAACTCAGGCTGTTTCTCCCCCGCCCAGCATTCCACCGCGAAATCCCCAAAAACCTATATGGATATTTGGTGGATTAATTGTCGGTAGTTTAATTGCTGGAATTGGCATTTCTCGCTTGACTCGTCCGCAACCATCCGAAGTACCCATCGTTACAAACTCCGAGTCTCCAGCAGATCCTACGCCATCTTTAGCAGGTAATGAGCAACCTGCTTCTCCACCGATAGCACCTCCGGGGACACCTAGCACACCCCCACAGCAGCCAGGAATTTCTGCTCCGTTATCCGCTAACAATGACGCTACAGATTCTAACTCTGCAAATAAATCTCCAGTAATTACCGATGACCAGCCTGTAATTACAGATACAGATAATTCAACAACCAGATCAGAGGCTCAACCTACTGTCATTCCTACAAGAGAAGCACCTGCAATACAACCAGACAAGCCAGATAACAAAAAAAAAGTAAGTACAACAAGCGGTCTCAGCGTTCCCGCATTTCCTACAGGCACAAACAGAAGCACCGTAGAAGCCACCATAGGAAAGCCAAATAGCGATTCAAGGGGTTTGTGGGGTAATACTCGCGCTGTTACCTATAAAGTCGTTCCCAATCAAATCGACTTGGGCTATCTCTTTGACCGTAATTCTGGAAGGTTAGTGCAAACTGAGGCTGCTTTTAATCAATCAGTCAATCCAGAAGTGATGCAAAATACGTTAAGAGGAATGCTTGATGGTCAAGTCACTCCTGAAATTCAGCAAGGACTAAAACAAATTCAACAGCGTCAGAAAGATGATTTTAGTGTGGATCTAGGTTCTGTCAAAGTACAAATTGTCCGCCAAAATTGTGATTTTATTTATATCAGTATTTGGGAAGGAAATTTACATCCGATTGGCAACCCATCGGCGGCAAAACAGTGTTCGTAA
- a CDS encoding glucanase, whose amino-acid sequence MWDYEQLFKIIEELVMHHSPSGAETEINEFLLQQFAELGVEVWSDRADNIIAKIPGKDPNRAIAITAHKDEIGAIVKTIGDAGRVEVRKLGGAYPWVYGEGVVDLLGDNETIPGILSFGSRHVSHESPQKVQQEDTPVKWENAWIETKRTTAELEAAGIRPGTRMVVGKHRKHPIRLNDHIASYTLDNKASVAILLALAQILKQPVCNVYLVASAKEEVGAIGALFFTQNQQLDALIALEICPLSPEYPIQDGENPVLLSQDAYGIYDENLNLQLCRSAKQLDISVQLAIISGFGSDASIAMKFGHVGRAACLAFPTQNTHGYEIAHLGAIANCINLLKGFCETLTE is encoded by the coding sequence ATGTGGGATTACGAACAGCTATTTAAGATTATTGAAGAACTAGTCATGCACCATTCCCCTAGTGGTGCAGAAACTGAGATTAACGAATTTTTACTTCAGCAATTTGCCGAGTTGGGAGTAGAAGTTTGGAGCGATCGCGCTGACAATATTATTGCTAAAATTCCTGGAAAAGACCCTAATAGAGCGATCGCTATTACGGCTCATAAAGATGAAATTGGCGCAATTGTCAAAACCATCGGCGATGCAGGTAGAGTAGAAGTCCGCAAACTTGGCGGTGCTTATCCTTGGGTTTACGGTGAAGGTGTTGTTGATTTACTCGGCGATAATGAAACTATTCCCGGTATTCTCAGCTTTGGTTCTCGCCATGTCTCTCACGAATCTCCCCAAAAAGTTCAGCAAGAAGATACACCTGTAAAATGGGAAAATGCCTGGATTGAAACTAAACGCACCACTGCTGAATTAGAAGCCGCAGGTATTCGACCAGGAACCAGAATGGTAGTTGGCAAGCATCGCAAACATCCCATTCGGTTAAATGATCACATTGCCAGTTATACCTTAGATAATAAAGCTTCTGTGGCGATTCTTTTAGCTTTAGCCCAAATATTGAAGCAGCCAGTTTGTAATGTGTATTTAGTCGCCTCAGCCAAAGAAGAAGTCGGCGCAATTGGGGCGTTATTTTTTACCCAAAATCAGCAGTTAGATGCTTTGATTGCTTTAGAAATTTGTCCTTTATCACCGGAATATCCCATTCAAGATGGGGAAAATCCGGTACTGCTGTCTCAAGATGCCTATGGCATATATGATGAAAACTTGAATCTGCAATTGTGCCGTTCTGCCAAGCAATTAGATATATCTGTACAATTAGCCATCATCAGCGGTTTTGGTAGTGATGCCTCAATTGCGATGAAATTTGGTCATGTCGGTCGTGCTGCTTGTTTAGCATTTCCCACACAAAACACCCACGGTTATGAAATTGCTCATTTAGGTGCGATCGCTAACTGTATTAATCTATTAAAAGGCTTTTGTGAAACTCTCACAGAATAA
- a CDS encoding TPR repeat-containing protein gives MLSLFDEKGKLENGFLRLQDIFNLKLPAELIVLSACQTGLSKEIKGEGLVGLTRGFMYAGSPRVLVSLWSVDDEATSELMQKFYTKILKQGLTPAAALRSAQLELWQEQDYSRPYYWAAFTLQGEWK, from the coding sequence GTGTTGTCACTGTTTGATGAAAAAGGCAAACTAGAAAATGGCTTTTTACGTCTGCAAGATATCTTCAACCTCAAACTTCCCGCCGAATTAATTGTTCTCAGTGCTTGTCAAACTGGCTTAAGTAAAGAAATCAAAGGCGAAGGATTAGTCGGCTTGACAAGGGGCTTTATGTATGCAGGTAGCCCTCGTGTATTAGTAAGTTTGTGGAGTGTAGATGATGAAGCCACATCAGAATTGATGCAGAAATTTTACACCAAAATCCTCAAACAAGGATTGACACCTGCGGCAGCCCTGCGCTCTGCCCAGTTGGAACTGTGGCAAGAGCAAGATTATTCTAGACCTTATTATTGGGCTGCTTTTACCTTACAAGGTGAATGGAAGTGA
- a CDS encoding TPR domain protein, producing MAKRIERYQKPKNFLAPCPTNISLLLVSMIVFAELGAIAGQYAPNIEQKPQKNSPEINLNFTQKQQKNSPEVNRSTAEKIFQEGEELLERGTATSLKQAIAKFETAFKLWQKIGDAKQQAITLNELGFIYDALGNKQQALVFFNQSLPLREQVGDIAGQAVTLNNIGGVYDALGDKQQALVYYNKSLPLSQQVGDKAGQAVTLNNIGGVYNALGDKQQALKYYNQSLPISRQMVNKAQEAITLNNIGGVYDALGDKQQALAYYNKSLPLSQQVGDKAGQAVILNNIGGVYDALGDKQQALSYYNQSLPLRRQVGDKTGEAITLNNIGGIYDALGDKQQALAFYNQSLVLSRQVGDKAGQAVTLNNIGRVYDSLADKQQALQYYNQSLPLRRQVGDKTGEAATLNNIGSVYDGLGDKQQALAFYNQSLTLSKQVGDKVGEATTLNNIGGIYSALGDKQQALKYYNQCLPLRQQIGDKTGEAVTLNNIGRVYDSLGDKQQALKYYNQSMPLRRQVGDKTGEAVTLNNIGRVYDSLGEKQQALKYYNQSLSLSQRVSDKAGVATSLNNIGGVYSALGQKQQALVYYNQSLPLRRQMRDQAGEAITLYNIAYLERDQDNLKQSLIQIEAAIKLIENLRTKITNEQLRTSYFASQQTIYQFCNDLLMQLHKQYPNQGYDGLALQTSEKYRSRSLLELLTEANADIRQGVEPKLLEAEQKLQQRLDATEKRRLELYTSGQYTPAQAQVLENELASLLKDYQDVQAQIRLTSPKYAALTQPQPLSLKEIQQQVLDDDTLLLEYALGEERSYLWVVSKTSISSYELPKRADIEKVVKQFNYLLKIRYYRLSANTKIDASSGLGTFSSYEVLEKLNQTLIKPIAEKIKNKRLVIVGDGALQYLPFSALPQPGTSGKNFKPLLETNEILYVPSASTLAVIRREHKERKIPPKALAVIADAVFSNDDDRLTRIIHQPIPKQIIPQINPNFSFERLSFTRQEAENILALVPKSQTLQALDFAANRAFVTSSQLSEYRIIHFATHGILDTENPALSGVVLSLFDQQGRLQNGFLRLQDIFNLKLPAELIVLSACETGLSKEIKGEGLVGLARGFMYAGSPRVLVSLWNVDDEATSKLMRTFYTKILKQGMTPAAALREARLELWRDENYSSPYYWAGFTLQGEWK from the coding sequence ATGGCTAAGAGAATCGAACGTTATCAAAAGCCAAAAAATTTTTTAGCGCCCTGCCCAACTAATATTTCTCTTCTCTTAGTTAGCATGATAGTGTTTGCTGAATTAGGTGCAATAGCAGGGCAATATGCACCTAATATTGAGCAAAAACCACAAAAAAATTCACCAGAAATTAACCTAAATTTTACCCAAAAACAACAAAAAAATTCACCAGAAGTCAACCGTTCTACCGCAGAGAAAATATTTCAAGAAGGCGAAGAGTTATTAGAACGAGGTACAGCCACATCCCTCAAACAGGCGATCGCCAAATTTGAAACCGCCTTCAAGCTCTGGCAAAAAATTGGCGATGCTAAACAACAAGCCATCACACTCAACGAACTTGGCTTTATTTATGATGCCTTAGGTAACAAACAGCAAGCACTGGTATTCTTCAACCAATCTTTGCCCCTCAGAGAGCAAGTAGGAGATATAGCTGGACAAGCAGTAACTCTCAACAACATTGGTGGTGTCTATGATGCCTTGGGAGACAAACAGCAAGCGCTGGTATACTACAACAAATCCCTACCCTTATCACAACAAGTAGGTGATAAAGCTGGGCAAGCAGTAACTCTCAATAACATCGGCGGTGTCTACAATGCCTTGGGAGACAAACAGCAAGCACTCAAATACTACAACCAGTCCCTGCCAATCTCACGACAAATGGTCAATAAAGCCCAAGAAGCCATCACCCTCAATAATATTGGCGGTGTTTACGATGCTTTAGGAGACAAACAGCAAGCACTGGCATACTACAACAAATCCCTACCCTTATCACAACAAGTAGGCGATAAAGCTGGACAAGCCGTTATTCTCAATAATATTGGTGGTGTTTACGATGCCTTGGGAGACAAACAACAGGCGTTGTCGTACTACAATCAATCTCTACCCTTGAGGCGACAAGTAGGAGATAAAACCGGAGAAGCCATCACTCTCAACAATATTGGTGGTATCTACGACGCATTGGGAGATAAACAACAGGCTCTAGCATTTTATAATCAATCTCTAGTCTTATCACGACAAGTAGGGGATAAAGCCGGGCAAGCCGTTACTCTCAATAATATCGGCCGTGTCTACGACTCCCTCGCAGACAAACAGCAGGCACTACAATACTATAACCAGTCCCTACCATTAAGACGACAAGTCGGGGATAAAACGGGAGAAGCTGCCACTCTCAATAACATTGGTAGTGTCTACGACGGCTTAGGAGACAAACAACAGGCTTTAGCATTTTATAACCAATCCCTAACCCTCTCAAAACAAGTAGGCGATAAAGTTGGGGAAGCAACAACTCTCAACAACATTGGCGGGATTTACTCTGCTTTGGGAGACAAACAGCAGGCACTTAAATACTACAACCAATGTCTACCCTTGCGGCAACAAATCGGTGATAAAACAGGAGAAGCCGTCACGCTCAATAACATCGGCCGTGTCTACGACTCATTAGGAGACAAACAACAGGCACTCAAATACTATAACCAGTCGATGCCCTTAAGACGGCAAGTAGGAGATAAAACAGGAGAAGCCGTCACGCTCAATAACATCGGCCGTGTCTATGACTCATTAGGAGAAAAACAACAGGCACTCAAATACTACAACCAATCCCTATCTTTATCCCAACGAGTGAGTGATAAAGCAGGTGTTGCAACTAGCCTCAACAACATTGGTGGTGTCTACTCTGCATTGGGACAGAAACAGCAAGCACTAGTTTACTACAATCAGTCTTTGCCCCTAAGAAGACAAATGAGGGATCAAGCTGGAGAAGCTATTACTCTCTATAACATTGCCTATTTAGAACGTGATCAAGACAACCTCAAACAATCTCTGATTCAAATTGAAGCAGCTATCAAGCTCATCGAAAATTTACGTACGAAGATTACTAACGAGCAACTGCGTACCTCTTATTTTGCCTCGCAGCAAACTATTTACCAGTTTTGCAACGATTTATTAATGCAGTTGCACAAGCAATATCCAAATCAAGGTTACGATGGTTTGGCTCTACAAACCAGTGAAAAATATCGTTCTCGCAGTTTGTTAGAACTACTCACAGAAGCTAATGCTGATATTCGCCAAGGAGTAGAGCCAAAACTACTAGAAGCCGAACAAAAATTGCAACAGCGGCTGGATGCAACCGAGAAACGGCGTTTAGAACTTTATACTAGCGGTCAATACACCCCAGCACAAGCGCAAGTTCTAGAAAATGAACTGGCTTCACTTCTCAAAGACTATCAAGATGTACAGGCGCAAATCAGATTAACCAGTCCTAAATATGCTGCACTAACTCAACCTCAACCTCTTTCTCTCAAAGAAATTCAACAGCAAGTATTAGATGACGATACTCTGTTGTTAGAATACGCCCTTGGTGAAGAACGCAGCTATTTGTGGGTAGTTAGTAAAACTAGTATTAGCAGCTATGAGTTACCTAAACGTGCAGATATCGAAAAAGTTGTTAAGCAATTTAATTATTTATTGAAAATACGTTACTACCGCCTCAGTGCCAACACCAAAATAGATGCAAGCTCTGGGTTAGGTACTTTTAGCAGTTACGAAGTACTGGAAAAACTCAATCAAACGCTGATAAAACCGATCGCAGAAAAAATCAAAAACAAACGCTTGGTGATTGTCGGTGATGGTGCTTTACAATATCTGCCATTTTCTGCCCTACCTCAACCCGGAACATCAGGTAAGAACTTCAAGCCTCTGCTAGAAACAAACGAAATTCTTTATGTACCATCAGCTTCTACTCTAGCTGTCATCAGGCGCGAACACAAAGAACGCAAAATTCCTCCCAAAGCCTTAGCGGTGATAGCAGATGCTGTATTTAGCAATGATGACGATCGCCTGACTAGAATTATCCATCAGCCCATACCCAAGCAAATTATTCCCCAGATCAATCCCAATTTCTCTTTTGAGCGTTTATCTTTTACTCGCCAAGAAGCGGAGAACATTTTAGCTTTAGTGCCTAAATCTCAGACTCTGCAAGCATTAGATTTTGCTGCTAACCGCGCTTTTGTTACTAGTTCTCAACTTAGTGAATACCGCATCATACATTTTGCCACCCACGGCATTTTAGATACCGAAAACCCAGCTTTATCTGGCGTAGTTCTATCACTATTTGATCAACAAGGAAGGTTACAAAACGGCTTTTTGCGTCTACAAGATATTTTCAATCTCAAACTTCCAGCAGAATTAATTGTTCTCAGTGCTTGTGAAACGGGCTTAAGTAAAGAAATTAAAGGCGAAGGATTAGTCGGATTAGCTAGAGGATTTATGTATGCTGGTAGCCCTCGTGTGTTAGTCAGTTTATGGAATGTGGATGATGAAGCGACATCAAAATTAATGAGGACATTTTATACCAAAATCTTGAAACAGGGAATGACACCTGCGGCAGCATTGCGAGAGGCGAGGTTGGAATTATGGCGAGATGAGAATTATTCTTCACCTTATTATTGGGCGGGCTTTACTTTACAAGGTGAGTGGAAATAA
- a CDS encoding histidine kinase gives MLKHDYMQVSQDQPTYFEAPLQLLLFVDGRPQSRQQVQRIRAYLKELQAEYNFEVQIIDVGQQPYLAEHFKLVATPALIKIHPEPKQVLAGSNIIAQLKNWWPRWQTAVDAYLKLQEDLQERLDDNGRVSPPKSTINSVAVSAELIKLSDEIFHLKQEKERLQEQLQFKDRVIAMLAHDLRNPLTAAAIAIETLQANYNIEAGGFQRLKPAMAAHLLKQARTQAKIIDRLIADLLQVGRGNDKELPIIPQKIELGQLCLEVLEELRDRYTAKSQTLETDIPSDLPCVYADPERIRQVLVNLLDNAIKYTPYGGKITVAGLHRTTQKVQFSIGDTGPGIPIESRDLIFENHFRLQRDQSTDGYGIGLCLCQRIVRSHYGQIWVDSSPNGGAWFHFTLPVYPF, from the coding sequence GTGCTGAAACACGATTACATGCAAGTTTCCCAGGATCAGCCTACTTATTTTGAGGCTCCTCTCCAGTTATTGCTGTTTGTCGATGGCAGACCCCAGTCTCGACAACAAGTACAGCGAATACGTGCTTACTTAAAAGAATTGCAGGCAGAATATAACTTTGAGGTTCAAATTATTGATGTCGGGCAACAACCTTATCTCGCAGAACATTTTAAGTTAGTAGCTACGCCAGCATTAATCAAAATCCACCCAGAACCCAAACAAGTTCTTGCTGGAAGTAATATTATTGCCCAATTAAAAAACTGGTGGCCGCGCTGGCAAACTGCTGTAGATGCTTATTTAAAATTGCAAGAAGATTTGCAAGAACGTCTAGATGACAATGGTCGAGTGTCACCACCCAAATCTACAATTAATTCGGTTGCAGTTTCCGCCGAACTAATCAAGCTCTCAGATGAAATTTTTCATTTGAAACAAGAAAAAGAAAGACTGCAAGAACAGCTACAATTCAAAGACCGAGTAATAGCGATGTTGGCTCACGACCTGCGGAATCCTTTAACCGCTGCGGCGATCGCTATTGAAACCCTTCAAGCTAATTACAATATAGAAGCAGGCGGATTTCAGCGCTTGAAACCAGCAATGGCCGCGCATTTGTTAAAACAAGCTCGGACTCAAGCCAAGATTATTGATCGGTTAATTGCCGATCTATTACAGGTAGGTAGAGGTAACGATAAAGAGTTGCCGATTATACCTCAAAAAATAGAACTAGGACAACTCTGTTTAGAGGTGTTAGAGGAATTGCGCGATCGCTACACAGCTAAATCTCAAACACTAGAAACAGATATACCCTCAGATCTACCCTGCGTCTATGCTGATCCAGAACGCATCCGCCAAGTATTGGTGAACCTCTTAGATAATGCAATTAAATATACACCTTATGGTGGTAAAATTACTGTCGCTGGATTGCACCGCACTACCCAAAAAGTTCAGTTTAGTATCGGCGACACTGGCCCTGGTATTCCCATCGAAAGTCGTGATCTGATTTTTGAAAATCACTTCCGCCTGCAAAGAGATCAAAGTACAGACGGATATGGTATTGGTCTTTGTTTATGCCAGCGGATTGTGCGATCGCATTACGGCCAGATTTGGGTAGATTCCAGCCCCAACGGTGGCGCATGGTTCCACTTTACACTGCCAGTTTATCCGTTTTAG